One region of Macadamia integrifolia cultivar HAES 741 chromosome 11, SCU_Mint_v3, whole genome shotgun sequence genomic DNA includes:
- the LOC122093265 gene encoding auxin transporter-like protein 5, which produces MATDKVEETVMVGSYLEMETEWKPKNLKTRLSKFFWHGGSVYDAWFSCASNQVAQVLLTLPYSFSQLGMLSGILFQLLYGLMGSYTAYLISILYVEYRARKEREKVDFRNHVIQWFEVLDGLLGKHWRNLGLVFNCTFLLFGSVIQLIACASNIYYINDNLDKRTWTYIFGACCATTVFIPSFHNYRIWSFLGLLMTTYTAWYLTIAALIHGQVEGVVHSGPTKLVLYFTGATNVLYTFGGHAVTVEIMHAMWKPQKFKAIYLLATLYVLTLTLPSAVAVYWAFGDLLLNHSNAFALLPKSPFRDMAVILMLIHQFITFGFACTPLYFVWEKAIGMHECKSLCKRAAARLPVVIPIWFLAIVFPFFGPINSTVGSLLVSFTVYIIPALAYIFTFRSAAARENAVEQPPKYLGRWVGVYLINICIVVWVFIVGFGFGGWASMTNFIHQIDTFGLFTKCYQCPPPPQLNTTTTTTTFAPPPAASGPTAFHHHHLHLHSP; this is translated from the exons atggCGACTGATAAAGTGGAAGAGACAGTAATGGTTGGCAGCTATCTGGAGATGGAAACAGAATGGAAGCCTAAGAACTTAAAAACAAGATTATCGAAGTTCTTCTGGCATGGTGGTTCTGTTTATGATGCCTGGTTTAGTTGTGCTTCCAATCAG GTGGCTCAGGTTCTACTGACCTtgccatattccttctctcagCTGGGGATGTTATCTGGCATACTCTTTCAGTTGCTCTACGGCTTGATGGGTAGTTATACTGCCTATCTCATTAGTATTCTCTATGTAGAGTACAGAgccagaaaagaaagagagaaagtagaTTTCAGAAACCATGTTATCCAG TGGTTTGAAGTTCTTGATGGGTTGCTTGGAAAGCATTGGAGGAACTTGGGCTTGGTCTTCAACTGCAcatttcttttgtttggatCTGTAATTCAACTGATAGCTTGTGCAAG CAACATCTATTACATAAATGATAATCTGGACAAGAGGACTTGGACGTACATCTTTGGAGCTTGCTGTGCCACTACAGTCTTCATTCCTTCTTTCCACAACTACAGAATCTGGTCCTTCCTGGGCTTGTTAATGACTACTTATACAGCTTGGTATCTCACCATTGCAGCCCTCATCCACGGacag GTGGAAGGAGTAGTGCATTCAGGTCCCACCAAGTTAGTTCTCTACTTCACGGGGGCTACAAACGTTCTCTACACATTTGGAGGACATGCCGTTACTGT GGAGATAATGCACGCGATGTGGAAGCCACAGAAGTTTAAAGCGATATACTTGCTGGCAACGCTGTATGTGCTGACACTGACGCTGCCGTCGGCAGTAGCAGTGTATTGGGCCTTCGGGGACTTGCTTCTTAATCACTCCAACGCCTTTGCCCTCCTCCCCAAATCCCCCTTCAGAGACATGGCAGTCATATTAATGCTCATCCATCAG TTTATAACGTTCGGGTTCGCATGCACGCCGCTGTACTTCGTGTGGGAAAAGGCGATAGGGATGCATGAGTGCAAGAGCCTTTGCAAGAGAGCAGCGGCGAGGCTGCCGGTGGTGATACCCATATGGTTCTTGGCTATCGTCTTCCCATTCTTTGGGCCCATCAACTCTACCGTTGGATCTCTCCTTGTTAGCTTCACCGTCTACATCATCCCTGCTCTCGCCTACATTTTCACCTTCCGATCTGCCGCTGCTCGAGAG AACGCAGTGGAGCAACCACCAAAGTACCTTGGGAGATGGGTGGGAGTATATTTGATAAACATATGCATAGTGGTGTGGGTATTCATCGTTGGATTCGGGTTCGGCGGATGGGCCAGTATGACCAACTTCATCCATCAGATCGACACCTTCGGTCTCTTCACCAAATGTTACCAGTGCCCTCCACCTCCTCAACTcaataccaccaccaccaccaccacctttgCTCCTCCTCCTGCCGCTTCCGGCCCCACTGCCTTccatcaccaccacctccacctccacagTCCATAA